One Solibacillus sp. R5-41 DNA segment encodes these proteins:
- a CDS encoding LysR family transcriptional regulator: MNFEQLQYIVEVAKHNSISIAAQNLHVTQSGVSQSISSLEKELGLKILHRSRGQGAVPTEEGRIILKQAYEVLKRFEEIRDTAHSINFSKIGTLKVASIPGFTNVLIKTLGAFKLDYPQVNIEINEKSVTAVIEDVRQHKTDFGLIAYSPDWNINMEGIVFESLLEGKQKVYVCKHSPLAFKKTITPQEILDQTLVTYYGEFMQHFVHDFFTKYAPLKILFTANNIDGILQAINENLAITMAPDFIMKNYPSVLNGDIIPIELINHGAVNISFGLVISEDKHLSNLPNKYIQYMKSEIMKF, translated from the coding sequence ATGAACTTTGAACAATTACAATATATTGTTGAAGTCGCAAAACACAACTCTATTTCTATTGCAGCGCAGAATCTTCATGTGACTCAATCTGGAGTTAGCCAGTCCATTTCAAGTTTAGAAAAGGAATTAGGGTTAAAGATTTTACATCGTTCACGAGGGCAAGGTGCTGTTCCGACGGAAGAAGGTAGAATCATCTTGAAACAAGCTTATGAGGTACTTAAAAGGTTTGAAGAAATTAGAGATACGGCGCACTCAATCAATTTTTCTAAAATAGGAACGCTAAAAGTAGCTTCAATACCGGGATTTACTAATGTTCTCATAAAAACTCTAGGTGCATTTAAACTTGATTACCCGCAAGTTAATATTGAAATAAACGAAAAAAGCGTTACCGCTGTGATTGAAGATGTTCGCCAGCATAAGACCGATTTTGGATTAATTGCATATTCTCCTGATTGGAACATCAACATGGAAGGAATCGTTTTTGAATCTCTCCTGGAAGGCAAGCAGAAAGTCTATGTTTGTAAGCATTCACCGTTAGCATTTAAGAAAACTATCACACCACAAGAGATTCTTGATCAAACTCTCGTTACCTATTACGGTGAATTTATGCAACATTTTGTACATGACTTTTTCACGAAATATGCACCATTGAAAATTTTATTTACTGCAAATAATATTGACGGCATACTTCAAGCTATCAACGAAAATTTAGCGATTACAATGGCACCTGATTTCATAATGAAAAATTATCCCTCAGTCTTGAATGGCGATATCATTCCGATTGAATTGATTAATCACGGAGCTGTAAATATTTCATTTGGGCTAGTAATATCTGAAGACAAACATTTGTCGAATCTCCCTAACAAGTATATTCAATATATGAAATCCGAGATCATGAAATTTTAA
- a CDS encoding 2,4'-dihydroxyacetophenone dioxygenase family protein: protein MNNAKVVEVYNASNICPDDLPWIPYFGVAHFKLLKANPVTGQSITLLKVPAGTKLPTHFHSGTVIVYTVQGSWRYIEDSWVSKAGDVVYEPAASTHTPESVGDEEVITLNITEATLDYLNENGDIIARDNWQSFLQKYHDHCAAEGITPIDVTRFY, encoded by the coding sequence ATGAATAATGCAAAAGTGGTAGAAGTGTATAATGCAAGTAATATTTGTCCAGATGATTTACCATGGATTCCGTATTTTGGAGTGGCTCATTTTAAATTATTAAAGGCTAACCCAGTAACAGGACAATCAATCACACTGTTAAAAGTTCCAGCGGGTACAAAGCTTCCTACTCATTTCCATTCTGGCACAGTTATTGTGTATACGGTTCAAGGCTCATGGAGATATATAGAGGACTCTTGGGTTTCTAAAGCTGGTGATGTTGTTTATGAACCTGCCGCATCCACACATACTCCTGAATCAGTAGGAGATGAGGAAGTTATTACGTTAAATATTACTGAGGCAACATTAGACTATTTGAATGAGAATGGAGATATTATTGCTAGAGATAATTGGCAATCATTCTTGCAAAAATACCATGATCATTGTGCTGCTGAAGGCATTACACCTATTGATGTGACTCGATTCTATTAA
- a CDS encoding RNA polymerase sigma factor, giving the protein MKKKHPFEAIEEIYLAYYPYLKNYLLKLTINEDIANDIIQELFSKILKDPSRISQVQHMKSWLTKASKNTLLDYYKKKKPELFQDENLIEDLLVNYQTPESKAVINAQIEAALKDLSKRDRSILLAKFYYGYNYEEISELLNISITTIKSTVFRIRKQMAKRG; this is encoded by the coding sequence ATGAAAAAGAAACATCCGTTTGAAGCTATTGAAGAAATTTATTTAGCTTACTATCCATATTTAAAAAATTATTTGCTCAAACTCACCATAAATGAAGATATAGCCAACGATATTATTCAAGAGCTTTTTTCCAAAATACTAAAAGATCCTTCAAGAATTTCGCAAGTTCAGCATATGAAAAGCTGGTTAACAAAGGCCAGCAAAAATACATTGCTCGATTATTATAAAAAAAAGAAACCCGAACTGTTCCAGGATGAAAATCTAATTGAGGACTTATTGGTAAATTATCAAACACCTGAATCTAAGGCTGTAATAAATGCTCAAATCGAAGCGGCTTTAAAGGATTTGTCAAAAAGAGATAGATCCATTTTATTGGCAAAATTTTATTATGGATACAACTATGAAGAAATTAGTGAACTTTTAAACATCTCGATTACAACAATAAAGTCTACGGTTTTTAGGATTAGAAAACAGATGGCTAAAAGAGGGTGA
- a CDS encoding YesK family protein → MATIIIFGFFIGILIFLFSFAISKINGHYYLAPLVTFAIAIFVVFYSIFKVGGFEGMGYGIIGVSIFVVAVIGTLILPLIVKQIDKNGLNKFDKSILIISPFLLFASIIWVINYDDGYWVISEGFIEENKYTAAGYYTTTTISEGMKKVKIQLGEAYEGKQILVEKVKTIGNTEVIIKIIDGGKPQKMPFIEIGLQTIVEPFVVKTTDGEIIESVINVPTK, encoded by the coding sequence TTGGCTACAATTATTATTTTTGGCTTTTTTATTGGTATCTTAATTTTTCTTTTTTCATTTGCTATTTCAAAAATTAATGGCCATTACTATTTAGCCCCTCTTGTAACTTTTGCTATTGCTATATTTGTTGTTTTTTATAGCATTTTTAAAGTGGGTGGCTTTGAAGGAATGGGTTATGGCATTATAGGTGTAAGTATTTTTGTGGTAGCAGTTATAGGCACTTTAATACTTCCATTAATAGTTAAGCAAATTGATAAAAACGGGTTAAACAAGTTCGACAAATCGATTTTAATTATCTCACCATTCCTATTATTTGCTTCTATAATATGGGTAATTAACTACGATGATGGATACTGGGTAATCAGTGAAGGTTTTATTGAGGAGAACAAGTATACAGCAGCGGGTTACTATACAACCACCACAATATCCGAGGGGATGAAAAAAGTTAAAATACAATTAGGTGAAGCGTACGAAGGAAAGCAAATACTTGTAGAAAAGGTTAAAACCATTGGTAACACAGAAGTGATTATTAAAATTATTGATGGTGGGAAACCACAAAAAATGCCTTTTATTGAAATAGGATTACAAACGATTGTTGAACCATTTGTTGTTAAAACGACAGACGGCGAAATCATTGAGTCGGTCATTAATGTACCGACGAAATGA
- the ribE gene encoding 6,7-dimethyl-8-ribityllumazine synthase yields MGKTFEAQLVGTDLKIGIIVGRFNEFINAKLLSGAMDGLKRHGVSEENIDIAWVPGAFEVPFLAKKMVATGNYDAVIGLGTVIRGSTTHYDYVCNEAAKGIANVSLESGVPVIFGIVTTENIEQAIERAGTKAGNKGYDSAISAIEMANLNRMF; encoded by the coding sequence ATGGGAAAAACATTTGAAGCACAATTAGTAGGTACAGACTTAAAAATAGGTATTATTGTCGGGCGATTCAATGAATTTATTAATGCTAAATTATTGAGCGGTGCAATGGATGGTTTAAAGCGCCATGGTGTTTCAGAAGAAAATATTGATATTGCATGGGTACCCGGTGCATTTGAAGTGCCCTTTCTCGCAAAAAAAATGGTCGCTACCGGGAACTATGATGCGGTCATTGGACTAGGTACAGTCATCCGTGGATCCACAACACATTATGACTACGTTTGCAACGAAGCAGCAAAAGGCATTGCCAATGTATCCCTAGAATCAGGCGTTCCAGTTATTTTCGGTATCGTAACAACTGAAAATATCGAGCAAGCGATTGAACGCGCTGGAACTAAAGCAGGGAATAAAGGATATGACAGTGCAATTTCGGCTATTGAAATGGCGAATTTAAATAGAATGTTTTAG
- the ribE gene encoding riboflavin synthase has protein sequence MFTGIIEELGKIHQMKSTPQAMELSIHAKKILEDVRLGDSISVNGVCLTVTSFTSNAFTVDVMPETVKASSIQQLQVGSTVNLERSMAANGRFGGHFVSGHIDGVAKIVQIRQVANAVYMDLEVPKELLKNCLVKGSITLDGTSLTVFNVTTSLITVSLIPHTYKETVLGMKKVGNLVNVETDLIGKYILQHLTNSQTKNLSMDFLQQHGF, from the coding sequence ATGTTTACAGGGATTATCGAGGAGTTAGGAAAGATTCACCAGATGAAATCAACTCCTCAAGCAATGGAGTTATCCATTCATGCTAAAAAAATTTTAGAAGATGTAAGGCTAGGGGACAGTATTTCAGTAAATGGCGTTTGTTTAACTGTGACAAGCTTTACAAGTAATGCTTTTACGGTAGATGTTATGCCGGAAACGGTGAAAGCATCGAGCATTCAACAATTGCAGGTCGGCTCAACAGTAAATTTGGAGCGTTCCATGGCAGCAAATGGTCGCTTTGGCGGACATTTCGTTTCAGGACATATTGATGGAGTGGCCAAAATTGTTCAAATACGCCAAGTTGCAAATGCTGTGTATATGGATTTGGAAGTACCGAAAGAACTGTTAAAAAATTGCTTAGTAAAAGGTTCCATTACACTAGATGGCACAAGTTTAACTGTTTTTAATGTTACAACGTCCTTAATAACCGTTTCATTAATTCCACATACGTATAAAGAGACGGTACTCGGTATGAAAAAAGTAGGGAATCTCGTCAATGTTGAAACCGATCTTATTGGCAAATATATTTTGCAACATTTGACGAATAGTCAAACAAAAAATCTTTCAATGGATTTTTTACAACAACATGGATTTTAA
- a CDS encoding ABC transporter substrate-binding protein, whose translation MDKLLGCFGIIIVVSLVISIILNFWTYIAGFFGIFIVIGFLFLWNQKRKEQQALETKQQQQIDAQNTIEYKMERLLTLTKDADPKGMKRQQYLHKEQYTLRDYWYKYLDLRAKLLLNNTPTHREEAVLHLMCDELLARMDNLEIEVQDSVKKEFIEEHLTPLLQDIVNIMDGINPTQTINIDAYQLLKTAIE comes from the coding sequence ATGGACAAATTATTAGGCTGTTTTGGGATTATCATTGTGGTGAGCTTAGTTATTAGTATTATTTTGAACTTTTGGACATATATAGCAGGCTTTTTCGGGATTTTTATTGTGATTGGATTCCTCTTTTTATGGAATCAAAAACGCAAGGAACAGCAGGCGCTGGAAACAAAGCAGCAACAACAGATTGATGCGCAAAATACGATTGAGTATAAAATGGAACGCCTGCTAACACTGACAAAAGATGCAGATCCAAAAGGGATGAAACGCCAACAATATTTGCACAAGGAGCAGTACACTTTACGGGATTATTGGTATAAATATTTGGATTTACGGGCGAAATTATTACTGAACAATACGCCCACTCACAGAGAAGAGGCAGTTCTCCACTTAATGTGTGATGAGCTGCTTGCAAGAATGGACAACCTTGAAATAGAAGTTCAGGATTCGGTGAAAAAGGAGTTTATCGAAGAGCATTTAACCCCACTTCTGCAAGACATTGTGAATATTATGGATGGGATTAATCCGACACAAACAATTAATATTGATGCCTATCAGCTTTTAAAAACCGCAATAGAATAA
- a CDS encoding YqhV family protein, which yields MQTALIYIVLLRILSGSVDIVAAYIMFKLNNLEKAFVVNTSLALIGPLIFILTTGIGLAGLSDKVSLPKMICLFSGVLLIFISLRMK from the coding sequence ATGCAAACTGCACTTATATATATCGTATTATTACGTATCCTTTCGGGTAGCGTTGATATTGTAGCTGCATATATTATGTTCAAATTAAATAATTTGGAAAAAGCATTTGTAGTGAATACCTCCCTTGCGCTCATTGGACCACTTATTTTTATCCTCACAACTGGCATAGGATTAGCTGGTCTTAGTGATAAAGTATCACTTCCGAAAATGATTTGTCTATTTAGTGGGGTGCTCTTAATCTTTATTAGTTTACGAATGAAATGA
- a CDS encoding DUF2935 domain-containing protein — MITSIGGGIVIPTFVTQSLEEIRFWSRIMKEHAFFLSLGFTADQTELINEAKYFIPVFEQIQEQANQYNEQTDPQVIKQFNIQVFQATTYIWAYKRKVLGLILSCKIVSNNMPLLVDHTSREAYYFAKRLKELNEGKLIPLPEAIIKENVFFLKIMADHSKFIGHLMDPSERKLVDQAREFSNDFDQLLFQAQDLDHMRPQSETPSLLDQFLDQNRVSVVALRDFKKTARDLIEACRIKSNIPALLADHVYREADHFLHIIDAFEDHLTSQKS; from the coding sequence ATGATAACTAGTATTGGAGGAGGGATAGTAATTCCTACATTTGTTACGCAATCACTGGAGGAAATACGATTTTGGTCTCGAATAATGAAGGAACATGCTTTCTTTTTAAGTCTTGGGTTCACCGCTGATCAAACCGAACTTATAAATGAAGCCAAATATTTTATCCCCGTATTTGAACAAATTCAAGAGCAGGCAAATCAATATAACGAACAAACAGATCCTCAAGTAATTAAACAGTTTAACATTCAGGTGTTCCAAGCTACCACGTATATTTGGGCTTATAAACGTAAAGTACTCGGTTTAATTTTAAGCTGTAAAATAGTAAGTAACAATATGCCTTTATTAGTGGATCATACAAGCCGAGAAGCCTATTATTTTGCGAAACGATTAAAAGAACTAAATGAAGGCAAATTAATTCCGTTACCTGAAGCCATTATTAAAGAGAATGTGTTTTTCCTAAAAATTATGGCCGATCATTCAAAATTCATCGGTCACTTAATGGATCCATCAGAACGAAAATTAGTCGATCAGGCACGTGAATTTAGCAATGATTTCGACCAACTACTATTCCAAGCGCAAGATTTAGATCATATGCGCCCTCAATCCGAAACACCATCACTTTTAGATCAATTTCTTGATCAAAATCGCGTATCTGTTGTGGCATTACGAGACTTCAAGAAAACGGCGAGAGATTTAATTGAAGCTTGCCGTATAAAAAGTAATATTCCTGCACTGCTCGCAGACCATGTTTACCGCGAAGCCGATCATTTCCTTCACATTATCGATGCATTCGAAGACCACCTTACTTCCCAAAAATCGTAA
- a CDS encoding LysE family transporter → MPIFSFLLFVFISSFTPGPNNIMAMAFANKYGLKKTVTFCLGVGVGFFAITLLCSVFNIVLTSVMPKIEFPLTLLGVGYMLYLAYKILMSKEGNDNASREHKNFFFIAILLQFVNPKGILFGITVVATFILPYYDSYFSYLLFSLFLGIVGVMSTFSWSLFGSVFQNLLVQYRQPFNIVMAGLLVYSAFSIVVN, encoded by the coding sequence ATGCCTATATTTTCATTTCTGTTATTTGTCTTCATTTCTAGTTTTACGCCAGGTCCAAATAATATTATGGCGATGGCATTTGCGAATAAGTATGGCTTAAAGAAAACCGTGACATTTTGTTTAGGTGTCGGTGTCGGCTTTTTTGCGATTACATTATTATGTAGTGTTTTTAATATCGTGCTGACAAGTGTGATGCCAAAAATAGAATTCCCATTGACGCTTTTGGGTGTCGGCTACATGCTGTATTTGGCGTATAAAATTTTGATGAGTAAAGAGGGGAATGACAATGCAAGTAGGGAGCATAAAAATTTTTTCTTCATCGCGATTTTGCTCCAATTTGTCAATCCAAAAGGAATTTTGTTTGGGATTACTGTCGTTGCAACATTTATTCTCCCTTATTATGATTCCTATTTTAGCTACCTGTTGTTTTCCTTATTTTTAGGGATAGTCGGTGTCATGAGTACATTCAGCTGGAGTCTTTTTGGTTCAGTTTTCCAGAACCTGTTGGTGCAATATCGACAGCCGTTTAATATCGTAATGGCGGGCTTATTAGTTTACAGTGCTTTTTCGATTGTTGTGAATTAA
- a CDS encoding helix-turn-helix domain-containing protein gives MEEIHLIVAKNLKAIREQEKLSLEKVAQLSGVSKTMIGQIERGESSPTLTTIWKIANGLKVSFTSLINNPQPDATVVLRNEIQVLSENSGKYRVYPSFPFQGDRRFEIYTVEIDKGGHLKADAHREGTEEFITVFDGELTIAVGDGQYTLNKGDSIRFKADKPHSYTNAGSTLIRLSMTIFYPPFQ, from the coding sequence ATGGAAGAAATTCATCTAATTGTTGCAAAAAATTTAAAAGCGATTCGCGAACAGGAAAAACTAAGCTTAGAAAAGGTCGCCCAATTAAGTGGTGTCAGCAAAACAATGATTGGTCAAATTGAACGAGGTGAGTCTAGTCCAACGTTGACAACGATATGGAAAATAGCGAACGGCTTAAAGGTTTCCTTTACATCCCTGATTAACAATCCGCAGCCAGATGCAACAGTTGTTTTAAGAAATGAGATTCAAGTTTTATCTGAAAACAGTGGTAAATATCGCGTCTACCCTTCCTTCCCGTTCCAGGGTGACCGACGCTTTGAAATATATACGGTTGAAATTGACAAAGGTGGACATTTGAAGGCGGATGCCCATAGAGAAGGTACCGAGGAATTTATTACTGTGTTTGATGGCGAACTCACGATTGCTGTCGGTGACGGTCAATATACACTAAATAAGGGTGACTCCATCCGATTCAAGGCGGACAAACCTCACAGTTATACGAATGCTGGTAGCACATTAATCCGCTTAAGTATGACGATCTTTTATCCACCTTTTCAGTGA
- a CDS encoding DUF4179 domain-containing protein produces the protein MEKKPFRDEYEKIEVPQEDVLKAIQTGIGRASLHKVSRRNNRRRKPFILSAAAAIFISSSFIVPSMSQALAEVPLIGTLYTNFNDLVGRSLASQQLITELNASASHRGIDVTVTSAYYDGAVVGVTFHVKGDVKTESNGRLMGFYEIFDGDDGIADSKELVYLDQTDGGFVGNIRLNYPKTELPPNTTFPLEFKRLGNKEGTWKFDVPIKQLAYEERDINEERSNIKAEVNVLFDSIIHGEASTAINYTASFPLESKNDQVRLDIFDDQGNEINVLSDGIDLETHKFENHKTVKGRTVFAQSLIEQTSYIVIEPKVAINEKDHFVLLAQPTPYSIQSNRQNLSVDIEKMEIYDKKFIVDFQVNSGERGQQNLTFFKNYAKNNLILVKETEKEVYEEPMKHTTEVLDEEKLRFRSTFEIGKVKSFNPIDYVLRVSLSTLSSNMPVELDSVKIDLQ, from the coding sequence ATGGAGAAGAAACCGTTTCGAGATGAATATGAAAAAATTGAAGTACCCCAAGAAGATGTGTTAAAAGCGATACAAACGGGGATCGGCCGCGCAAGTTTACATAAAGTATCAAGAAGAAATAACAGGCGAAGGAAACCGTTTATTTTGTCGGCCGCTGCAGCAATTTTTATTAGCTCAAGCTTTATTGTTCCGTCCATGTCACAGGCTTTAGCAGAGGTTCCGTTGATTGGCACACTATATACTAATTTTAATGATTTAGTTGGAAGAAGTTTAGCGTCACAACAATTGATTACCGAATTGAATGCATCCGCTAGCCATCGAGGGATTGATGTCACCGTGACAAGTGCCTATTATGATGGAGCGGTAGTTGGTGTAACGTTTCATGTGAAAGGTGATGTGAAAACAGAGTCAAATGGTCGCTTAATGGGGTTCTATGAAATATTTGATGGTGATGACGGGATTGCGGATAGTAAAGAGCTTGTTTATTTGGATCAAACAGATGGTGGCTTTGTAGGGAATATTCGATTAAATTATCCGAAAACGGAATTACCACCAAATACGACGTTTCCGCTTGAATTTAAGCGGTTAGGAAATAAGGAAGGAACATGGAAATTTGATGTTCCAATTAAGCAATTAGCGTATGAAGAAAGGGATATTAATGAAGAACGAAGTAATATAAAGGCGGAAGTAAACGTCCTATTTGATTCGATTATTCATGGGGAAGCATCTACGGCAATTAATTACACAGCTTCTTTTCCGCTTGAAAGTAAAAATGATCAAGTCCGTTTAGATATTTTTGACGATCAAGGCAATGAAATTAACGTTTTGTCCGATGGTATTGATTTAGAAACGCACAAATTTGAAAATCACAAAACGGTAAAAGGAAGAACGGTATTTGCGCAGTCTTTAATAGAACAAACAAGTTACATCGTCATCGAACCAAAAGTTGCGATTAATGAAAAAGATCATTTTGTATTATTAGCTCAACCAACGCCTTATTCCATCCAATCTAATCGCCAAAATTTATCAGTAGATATTGAAAAAATGGAGATATATGATAAAAAGTTCATTGTAGATTTTCAAGTGAATAGTGGCGAGCGCGGTCAACAGAATTTGACGTTCTTTAAAAATTACGCAAAAAATAATCTTATACTTGTGAAAGAAACAGAGAAAGAAGTGTATGAGGAGCCGATGAAACATACAACGGAAGTGCTGGATGAAGAAAAGTTGCGATTTAGAAGTACCTTTGAAATTGGTAAAGTGAAGAGCTTCAATCCAATAGATTATGTTCTACGAGTGAGTTTAAGCACCCTTAGTTCGAATATGCCAGTCGAATTGGATTCAGTGAAAATTGATTTGCAGTGA
- a CDS encoding sigma-70 family RNA polymerase sigma factor codes for MNERKLVKKAMKGNDEAFEELLVMHSTQLYRTAFLYVGNREDALDIVQETAYKGLIAIEQLKNEQFFLTWLTRILIHCAFDVMKKKNKEIPADEIMENSHGLLETKDENLDLVSAVSQLKGHYRTAIILFYFKDFSIKEVAKTMDVPVNTVKTYLSRGKVELKKRLRGHTYNGEETVSR; via the coding sequence ATGAATGAAAGGAAGCTTGTAAAAAAGGCAATGAAAGGTAACGATGAAGCGTTTGAAGAACTTCTCGTCATGCATAGTACTCAATTGTACCGCACCGCTTTTCTATATGTTGGAAATCGTGAAGATGCACTAGATATCGTGCAAGAAACGGCGTACAAAGGGCTGATTGCAATTGAACAATTAAAAAATGAACAATTTTTCTTAACATGGCTGACAAGAATTTTGATCCATTGCGCCTTTGATGTGATGAAAAAGAAAAACAAAGAAATACCAGCGGATGAAATAATGGAAAATTCTCATGGGCTACTTGAAACAAAAGATGAAAATTTAGATTTAGTTAGCGCTGTCAGTCAATTAAAGGGTCACTATCGTACCGCCATCATCTTGTTTTACTTTAAGGATTTTTCGATTAAAGAGGTAGCTAAAACAATGGATGTGCCAGTAAATACAGTAAAAACGTATCTTTCAAGAGGAAAGGTCGAATTAAAAAAACGCTTAAGGGGGCATACATATAATGGAGAAGAAACCGTTTCGAGATGA
- a CDS encoding N-acetylmuramoyl-L-alanine amidase — translation MTQPVEIELHVGHYGDGTGSRGYVDEVQYARKFIKRIYEILIANKVAATFYEDKISKNQTQNINHLVSYHNKDRNGLIVSGHLNSTTPLTDQPIGGEVLYSTQKDLAAKVAKAMSDASGLKNRGAIYRNNIGVLTKTYEPGILIEFGFVNSKKDIELLDQNLEAICLAIAKVLAAAIGHPFSTPAKEEGNEVETSKNTLDATGVSEAKKLFGKLYEKGVFSVDHSDKIEQYSDGKILSLLLAYLNRSQ, via the coding sequence ATGACACAGCCAGTAGAAATAGAATTGCATGTAGGACATTACGGTGATGGAACGGGTTCGCGTGGGTATGTTGATGAGGTGCAATATGCCCGGAAATTTATAAAGCGAATTTATGAGATTTTGATCGCCAATAAAGTTGCAGCGACATTCTATGAGGATAAAATCTCTAAAAACCAAACCCAAAACATTAATCATTTAGTATCCTATCATAACAAAGATCGCAATGGGCTTATTGTAAGTGGTCACTTAAATTCAACGACTCCGTTAACCGATCAACCAATCGGAGGAGAAGTACTATACAGTACACAAAAAGATTTAGCGGCAAAAGTAGCAAAAGCGATGAGTGACGCTTCCGGCTTAAAAAATCGTGGCGCCATTTACCGTAACAATATTGGCGTTTTAACGAAAACATACGAGCCAGGCATTTTAATAGAATTCGGCTTTGTAAACAGTAAGAAGGATATCGAATTGCTGGATCAAAATTTGGAAGCAATTTGCCTAGCCATAGCAAAAGTATTAGCAGCAGCCATTGGTCATCCATTTTCAACACCCGCAAAGGAGGAGGGGAATGAAGTGGAAACGTCCAAAAATACATTAGACGCGACTGGTGTATCAGAAGCAAAAAAATTATTCGGAAAGCTGTATGAAAAAGGCGTATTTAGCGTAGATCACAGTGATAAAATCGAACAGTATTCAGATGGCAAAATTCTTAGTTTGTTGCTTGCCTATTTAAATCGCTCACAATAA
- a CDS encoding DnaD domain protein — MKLLEADYVLIVQPKLAKAVGLNEALFLQQLHYWVTKSGITLDGEKWIYNAYTSWQKQFPFWSERTIRRIVKRLDELGVLISANYNRANFDKTKWYRIHYKQLNQLLNEASFYDVSGQNDRINRPQCPVEEGPICHTPPSKMATPIQKTNTKTNDRLNNIEHVFRNFGIHLTKKHEQQLLEWQTHFSEGEIIRAVNVAVKRDILNWPYVNGILQAWQKKGGSKKRNEKIPDWFTARHDVIEEEVLDEAQVKAVREKLEMLKFASQNL, encoded by the coding sequence ATGAAATTATTAGAAGCGGATTATGTGTTAATTGTCCAACCGAAGTTAGCGAAGGCGGTCGGACTGAACGAGGCACTTTTTTTGCAACAACTGCATTATTGGGTGACGAAAAGTGGCATCACACTTGATGGCGAAAAATGGATTTACAATGCGTACACAAGCTGGCAAAAACAATTCCCTTTCTGGAGTGAACGTACAATTCGGCGCATCGTGAAAAGGCTGGATGAATTAGGGGTTTTAATCAGCGCGAATTATAACCGTGCGAACTTTGATAAAACGAAATGGTATCGCATTCATTATAAACAATTAAATCAGCTTCTGAATGAGGCTTCTTTTTATGACGTTTCAGGACAGAATGACAGGATCAATAGGCCACAATGTCCGGTTGAAGAGGGACCAATTTGTCATACACCACCGTCCAAAATGGCCACACCAATACAAAAGACTAATACAAAGACTAATGATAGATTAAATAACATAGAACATGTTTTTCGGAATTTTGGTATTCATTTAACGAAAAAGCATGAACAACAATTGCTCGAATGGCAAACTCATTTTTCGGAGGGAGAAATAATAAGAGCGGTCAACGTAGCTGTGAAACGTGATATTTTAAATTGGCCGTATGTGAATGGCATTTTGCAGGCATGGCAGAAAAAAGGGGGGTCAAAAAAACGCAACGAAAAGATTCCGGATTGGTTCACAGCACGTCACGACGTAATTGAGGAAGAAGTTTTAGATGAAGCACAAGTAAAAGCGGTGCGCGAGAAGTTAGAAATGCTAAAGTTTGCTAGTCAAAATCTATAA